The genomic DNA ATTCTCAGGTTTTCATCCACTGAGGAAATATATTTCCTTAAAGCTGAACATCTGCTAGAGTTTTGGGAAAGAATGACTAATGGAGGCAGAAAGTCGATATCCAAGGAAGAGATTGAAAAATTCGGGCACTATGTACCTATTGGATTTCGTCCCCGAATTGACTATATTAAAATAATAGATTATGTTTATAATCTTGCATGAACCTTTTACCAATCCTGATGAACTTAGAAAGGAAGGATTTTATATGGCAGAAAAATATCAGACAAGGGAGGAGCGCAGAAAGCAGCTTGCCGCCAAGAAACAGAAAAAAAGCAAGAAAAGCCCTGCAGGAATTTTCAAAAAGATTTTTCTTGCTTTCATTGTCCTTGGTCTTGTTGGATTATTGTCAGGTGTAGCAACCTTTGCTTATATGATTAAAGATGCACCTAAGCTAAATGAAAAGTTACTAAAGGACCCTATTTCTTCAAAGATCTATGATATGAATAATCATCTTATTGCCGAAGTAGGTTCTGAAAAAAGGGACTATGTTGATTACGACCACATTCCAAAACTTGTTGAACATGCGGTTTTAGCAACAGAAGATTACCGTTTTTATAAGCATCATGGAGTTGATTTGATCCGATTAGGCGGTGCAGTGATTGCAAACATCACGCATGGTTTTGGTTCCGAAGGCGGCAGCACGATTACACAGCAGGTTGTTAAGAATTCATTCTTAACTTTTGACAAAACATTAAAGAGGAAAGCCCAAGAAGCATGGCTTGCCTTCCAACTCGAACGAAAATATACAAAGCATGAAATATTTGAAATGTATGTCAACAAAGTATATATGTCTGAAGGCGTCCATGGCATCGCTACTGCAGCAAAAATTTACTTTGGCAAAGACCTTAAAGACTTAACGTTGCCTGAAGCTGCGTTGCTGGCCGGAATGCCGCAAAGTCCAAATAACTATAATCCTTTTGAACATCCGGACAGAGCGGAAAAACGCCGCAACATTGTTCTTTCACTTATGTATAAGCATGGTTATATAACGAAAGAAGAGATGGAAAAGGCTCAGAAAGTTCCTGTTACATCAACACTTGTAAAAGAAGAAAAACGTAAAAAAAATGATAAGCCATACGATGCGTTTGTCGACGCTGTCATTGATGAAGTAGAAAAATACGGTGATTTTGATATTTTTTCTGATGGATTAAAAATTTATACAACTCTTGATCCAGATGCCCAGTCATATGTTGAAAAAATGTTGAATTCAAATGATATTGTCCAGTTCCCTGATGATAAGTTCCAGGCAGGTATTGTTCTCTTAGATACAAAAACTGGTGAAATCAGGGCAATTGGCGGAGGCCGCAATCAGAAAGTAAAAAGAGGATTTAACTATGCGATTGATACGAGACGCCAACCAGGTTCAACAATTAAGCCGATACTTGACTATGGACCTGCAATTGAATATTTGAAATGGGGCACGTACCATACATTAGTCGATGAACCGTATACCTATTCAGACGGTACTCCGATTAACAACTGGGATAACAGGCATATGGGACCGATGACGATGCGTGAAGCTCTCGCACGCTCCCGAAATGTTCCTGCCCTTAAAGCATTGCAAGAAGTTGGGCTGGAAAAAGCTAAGGACTTTGCAAACCGTTTAGGAATTCCGTTGAAAGAAATTTATGAATCCTATGCAATTGGCGGTCTTGGGAACAAAGACAAAGGCGTTTCGCCTCTGCAAATGGCCGGTGCATACAGTGCTTTCGGAAATAACGGTTTCTATACTGAGCCGCATGCTATTAGAGCTATCGAATTCCGTGATGGAACAAAAATTGATACAAGTCCTGAACCCAAAGTGGTTATGAATGACTATACAGCATTTATGATTACAGACATGCTTAAGAGTGTTGTGAAGGATCCTTACGGAACAGGAACACGTGCAGACATTCCAGGATTGCCTGTTGCCGGAAAAACCGGTACTACAAACTATTCTCAAGCAGACAGAGAAAGGTATGGCATTCCTGACGGGGCAGTTCCGGATTCCTGGTTTGTCGGTTATACGACCAGGTATACTGCAGCCGTCTGGACCGGATATAAAGACCAAACGGAGAACTATATACCAGCCGGCGACGATCAAAAGATTTCCCAGTACTTGTTTAAGAACTTAATGGAGCACGTTTCAAGAGGCGTCGAAACGCCTGATTTTGAAATGCCTAACAGCGTGGAACGAGTAAGAATTGAAAAAGGCTCGGTTCCTGCTAAACTGGCTAGTGAATATACACCTGAAAACATGGTACTTTATGAATACGCAGTGAAAGGCCATGCGCCTAGCCAAGTTTCCGAAAAGTTCTATAAGCCTGAAGCACCTAATATCCAAGCGAAATACGATGAACAAGCAAATCAAATTGTTCTTTCTTGGGATTATAACACTGAGGGTGACAACCAAGGCGTACAATTTGTAGTAAATGTTTCGATCAATGGAGGACCTGAACAACAATTAACTGTTACTGAAGAAAAAGGATTTAGCATTGCAAACCCGGTGCCGGGAGGCATTTATAAATTTAATGTAATTGCCGTCAAAGGTAATCTGCAAAGCGCTCCGGGAAGTGCAACAATTCAGATACCTGATCCGTCTAATCTCGGAAAAGATGACAAAAAAGGTGATAACCAAAATAACGGAAACCAAGGCGATAATTCCGGAAATAATGGATCCAATCAGCCAGGTTCCGGTAACAACCAAGGAGGCAATGGATCCGGAGACGGTAACACTGGTGGTAATGGTCCCGGTGACAACGGTGGTAATGGCACAGGAGGCAACGGCGGTACTGGCGCCGGTGGCAACGGCGGTACTGGCGCCGGTGGCAATGGCGGTACTGGCGCCGGTGGCAACGACGGTACTGGCACCGGTGGCAACGACGGTACTGGCGCCGGTGGCAACGGCGGTACTGGCACCGGTGGCAATGGCGGTACTGGCGCCGGTGGCAATGGCGGTACTGGCGCCGGTGGCAGCGGCAGCCATGGTCATGGTGCCGGAAGCAATGGCGGTACTGGCACTGGTGGCAATAGTGCATCTGGAAGAGCCAATGGCGCTGGAAGTGTTGGCAGTTCAGGAGGTACCGGATCATCTGGACATACTGGCCAAACAACAGGAGGATTTTCTAGAAATAGGTAATTTCAAGTATAAAAAGAGGCTGACAAAGAAAAGTCAGCCTCTTTTTTTTAAAGCCATATGTTTAACAAATTGTTTCTCCTGTTCAGCCATTAGTTCTGATAGCTGAATGAACGAATGATAATTTCCGGGCCGGTTCATGATAAACTCCAGCCTTTCATACACATTAATGGGTTTAACTTTTAACTTATCAAAATTCAGCCCATTAAGGCGAGCAGGAACATGATTGCTCCAAAAAACAGCCTGAAGAAAGATACCGATTCCCTTTTTCATAGGCTGTAAAGCTCCCACGCTGTCTCTTTTTTCAAAAAGCTCTAATAGATTTTCTTTAACAGCCTTCCATTCTTTAAAAATTATTGGAACATATTGCTCGGCATTCTCCCAAGGCTTTATAGCATCTATTCCTGAAAAATAAGCCGCTTCATAAAAAAATGTAAATCCAAGATTCAGCTTATATGCGAACTCTTCCTTCCAAATCAATTTCTCCGACGGAAAAAAGAAAGGATTCCTTAATTCAGACGGAATCGTAATTTCTTTTACCATGCTGTTCACGATTCATCCTTCCTTTTCATTCTTTTCTTACCTTCCCTGCACAAATCTAGAAGCGGGCAGAGTTCACATTTTGGATTTTGCGCTTTGCAATGGTATCGGCCGAAAAAGATCATTCGATGGTGGGTAATTGACCATTCCTCTTTTGGAACTTTTCTCATTAACGTCTTTTCAACTTCCAAAACGGAATCTTTCCACCGGCAAATGCCCAACCTCTTGCTCACACGTTCCACATGGGTGTCAACAGCAATGGCAGGCACTCCAAAGGCTACAGAAACAACAACGTTCGCCGTTTTTCTGCCTACGCCTGGAAGCTTCATTAATTCATCACGGTCCATGGGAACCAATCCCCCATATTCGTCGATAAGCATCCTGCAGAGACTTTGAATGTTTTTTGCCTTATTTCTGTACAGCCCAATCGACCGAATATCATTTTGCAGCTCCTCTAAAGGAACACTTAAATAGTCTTCAGGCGTCTTATACTTTTTAAACAGATCTTTCGTAACCTTATTTACCAGTGCGTCCGTACATTGTGCAGAAAGAAGAACAGCAATAAGCAATTCAAAAGGATTGCTATGATTCAGCTCACCGTGTGCATTTGGGAACATTTCCGCCATTTTATCCAAACAATATCGTATTTGACTGTTATTTAACATTGATTCTCACCTAACTAAAAAGTATTACAAAAAAACAAGGACTTTCTTCCGGCGAACATTTCCCTATTGTTCAAGCCAGTTATAAAACGGGATGGTTCTCGTTTTTTCCGTCTGTTCTTTCTGCTGTTCCATTCTCTGTGATTGAAATTGCCTAAACTTTCTTCCATAACTTTTTGCCTGCTCGATCGTTTTAATTCCATTTTTCTTCCATTCAAATAGAATTCGGTCAATATATCGAAAGTTTAACTTCCCTGAGATAACTGATTCTCTAAGAGCAGCTTTGATAATAACCGGATCATGATGATCATCATCCAGCCACATGGACAGCGTTTCAATTTCAAATGGAGACAGAGGACGGCCGAATTCTCTTTCAAAAATTGTATATAAGTCTGTTTCTTCTTGAAGCTGAGTTTCATATTTTTGTTTCTTTTGTTCAGTTAAAAACTGCTCAATAAGTTTTTCCCAGAGTGGCTCAAGTGAATATTTTTCAAAACGGATTCCATCCTCGGAATACCCGTCAATAATTAAAATAAAGCCTTTTTGTATTAATCTTCGCAGCATGTCCGTACATTCAGCCGCAGAAATGGTCATGCGGTCGGAAAGCTCCGCAGGTGTAGGAAATTCATTCCCTTTTTCTAAAAAAGAAATAACGTGCAACAGAAGTGTTAATTCTTGTTCATTTAAATTCATTTTTTTATAATTGCTTAACAAAGCTGCAGGTATCGTAATACTTCCTTCTTTAAGCCAAGCCAATAAATTTTCCTTCATCCCAAGACACCTCTCTTTCAGTATAGCATGGACAAAACCTTCAAGTAAGCCAACTATACCTTTAATCTGCTTATTAAAAGAAGATAAATGTTCTTTCCGTTCCATTTCTCGCTAAAACACAGCATTAATGCAAGAAAGCCCGCAACAAGGCGGACTTTCCACTCTTATGGATATAAACGATTTAATAAACGAGGAAAAGGAATCGTTTCACGTACGTGTTCAACACCGCTGATCCAGGCTACTGTTCTTTCAAGACCTAGACCAAATCCAGAATGCGGTACTGAACCATATTGGCGCAGCTCGAGATACCATTTGTAAGCATCCAGATCCAGATGATGTTCCTCAATTCTTTGCTTTAATAATTCATAATCGTGGATACGTTCTGATCCACCAATAATCTCACCGTAACCTTCCGGTGCAATCAAGTCGGCACATAACACGACATCTTCCCGATCAGGGTCAGGCTGCATGTAGAAAGGCTTCAACGAAGTTGGATAATGGGTAATAAATACAGGTTTGTCAAAGCTTTCGGCAATCGCTGTTTCATGGGGTGCGCCGAAATCATCTCCCCATTGAATATCATCAAAGCCTTTTTCGTGCAATAATTTAATGGCTTCATCATATGTTATTCTTGGAAAAGGAGCCTTAATATTTTCAAGTTTGCTTGTATCGCGCTCAAGTGTTTTTAATTCAAGACTGCAATTTTGCAAAACAGATTGGACAATATGTGAGACATACTCTTCTTGAACTTTTAAATTGTCTTCAAATTCGTAAAAAGCCATCTCTGGTTCAATCATCCAGAATTCAATTAAATGCCGGCGCGTTTTTGATTTTTCTGCACGGAAAGTTGGACCAAATGAGAAAACCTTTCCTAATGCCATCGCAGCTGCTTCCATATAAAGCTGCCCGCTTTGGGAAAGATAAGCATCTTCATCAAAATATTTTGTATGAAACAGTTCTGTTGTACCTTCCGGTGCACTTCCCGTTAAAATCGGAGGATCTACTTTCACAAACCCATTGTTGTTAAAAAACTCAAAAGTTGCCCTGATGATTTCATTGCGTATTTTCATAATAGCGTGCTGACGTCTTGAACGGAGCCAAAGATGGCGGTTATCCATTAAGAACTCTGTTCCATGCTCTTTAGGAGTTATCGGGTAATTTACAGCATGATGAATAACTTCAACGTTTTTAACTAGCAGCTCATAACCGAAAGGTGAACGTTCATCTATTTGAACCACACCTGTTACGAATAGCGATGATTCTTGAGTAATTGATTTCGCTGTTTGGAATACATCTTCAGGCACTTCGTTCTTTACGACTACACCTTGAATAAAACCCGTGCCGTCACGAAGCTGAAGAAAAGCAATTTTTCCGCTTGATCTTTTGTTAGCAAGCCAAGCGCCAATTGTTACTTCATTGCCAACAAATTTATGAACTTCTGATATGGTTGTTTTCGTCACGATTATGTTCCCTCCAAAGAAATGCAAAAAACTCTTCTCTATGTACCGAACTTTATTATAACGCTCGCCTTATTAAGAAGCAACATAAAGCAGGGCCCTCACTATTTACCTGAGAGCCCTGATAAAACTGCAGCAATAATTCTCGATTGCTTTGGCCATTATTGTGTAATTTTCATTTTGCTTTCAACAAATCGCTTCATTCTTTCAACAGCCTGTTCAAGTAATTCGAGAGAGGTTGCATATGATAACCGGATATTGTCAGGGGCACCGAAGCCTGAACCTGGAATAACAGCCACTTTTGCCTCTTCTAATAAGGCTTTTGCAAATTCATCTGTATTTTCATATCCAGTTAATTCGACAGCTTTTTTTACATTTGGAAATAAATAAAAGGCACCTTGTGGTTTGATGCAAGTAAATCCTGGTATTTCTATGAGCTTATCATAAATAGCATTTAAACGCTCTTCAAATGCTTTTCGCATCTCTTCAACAGATTCATCAGAGCCTGAATAAGCAGCGATGGCTCCGTATTGCGCCGTAGTCGTCGGATTTGAAGTACTATGGCTAGCAAGATTAGTCATTGCAGTAATAATTTCTTTATTTCCTGCTGCGAAACCAATTCTCCATCCTGTCATCGAATGTGATTTCGCTAAACCGTTAATCATAATTGTTTGTTCTTTTAATTCTGTTGACAATTGAGCAATCGAAATATGCTTATTTTTTCCATATACAAGCTTTTCATAAATTTCGTCCGAAATAATTAAAATATTATGCTTAACACACACTTTTCCTAGTTCAAGCAGTTCGTCCTCTGTATACACCATACCAGTTGGATTGCTTGGAGAATTGATAACAACAGCCTTTGTGCGGTTAGATATTGCTTGTTCCAATTGAGAAGGTGTAATTTTAAATTCGTTTTCTTCTGAACCTTCAACAAAAACGGGAACCCCGCCGGCTAATTTGACTTGCTCAGGATAGCTGACCCAGTAAGGAGTCGGGATGATGACCTCATCACCCTCATCAAGAATGACTTGAAAAAGAGTGTACAGTGCATGCTTTCCTCCAACAGTGACAATGATTTCGCTTGGGTCATAGTCAATCCCTTGGTCGCGTTTTATTTTTTCCACAATTGCTTTTCTTAAGGCAGGCAAACCTGCTGAAGGAGTATATTTTGTATGCCCTTCATTCATTGACTTTACTGCTGCATCAATAATATACTGAGGCGTGTTAAAATCAGGTTCCCCTGCTCCAAGTCCGATTATATCGTGGCCTTGTGCTCTTAATTCTTTTGCCTTCGCAGTAATTGCAAGCGTAGACGAAGGTGTCAGTGCTTTTACTCTTTGTGCAAGTTTGATTTCCATGCTATTGCCTCCTAAAAAATTATAAATTTTCTATTTTTGTAAGCCATTCCCCTGTTTCAAAATCTACATAGTAATAATTTATTAAATCGTTCTCAGAAAGGTAATATATCTCCCATGCAGGCCTGTTTTTTAACATTCCGAGACGCACATCCAGAATTTTTTTTGGATTTTTTTCCTCTTTTAATTTCTTGATTGCATCTTGTTTAGAAATTCCATCTTTTTCTTTCTTGACGGTAACTTTCTTATCTTTTTCAGAAATCCAAACAATAATTTTTTCTCCTTTGCTGTTTTCACCCCATATAACATCATATGGTTCAAGCCCATTATATAAAGAAAATCCTCTTACACTTTTCAAATTTGTTTTTTCTTTGGCAATCTTCACCGCTTTTTCTTCGGCGGCTTTAACGGGCTTGACAGCATTTAAATAAACATTTATGAAAAATCCTAAAATAATGATGATTGCGAGTGAGCTAATAAAAATCCACTTTTTCAATGAAATCACTTCTTTATGTACGATAAATTGTAAAAACGGCTGTATTTTGATCGTCCTTATCGAGCGCAAGGCCGAACATTAAATTTTCCCCCTTAAGCGTCCTGTTTAATGTATCAACAATTTTATACAAATCCGGACTGCTTTGGACTTTAACTGTTGATAAAATTTCAATTTTACTTTCCATTCTGGAATTCCTCCTAAAAGCACGACAAAAATTGTTACTTATATAGTTCCAACAGATAGGAAACATTAGAACTACAGTACAGACAACTCTAACAAC from Bacillus methanolicus MGA3 includes the following:
- a CDS encoding YpmA family protein — encoded protein: MESKIEILSTVKVQSSPDLYKIVDTLNRTLKGENLMFGLALDKDDQNTAVFTIYRT
- a CDS encoding DnaD domain-containing protein — translated: MKENLLAWLKEGSITIPAALLSNYKKMNLNEQELTLLLHVISFLEKGNEFPTPAELSDRMTISAAECTDMLRRLIQKGFILIIDGYSEDGIRFEKYSLEPLWEKLIEQFLTEQKKQKYETQLQEETDLYTIFEREFGRPLSPFEIETLSMWLDDDHHDPVIIKAALRESVISGKLNFRYIDRILFEWKKNGIKTIEQAKSYGRKFRQFQSQRMEQQKEQTEKTRTIPFYNWLEQ
- the nth gene encoding endonuclease III, whose protein sequence is MLNNSQIRYCLDKMAEMFPNAHGELNHSNPFELLIAVLLSAQCTDALVNKVTKDLFKKYKTPEDYLSVPLEELQNDIRSIGLYRNKAKNIQSLCRMLIDEYGGLVPMDRDELMKLPGVGRKTANVVVSVAFGVPAIAVDTHVERVSKRLGICRWKDSVLEVEKTLMRKVPKEEWSITHHRMIFFGRYHCKAQNPKCELCPLLDLCREGKKRMKRKDES
- a CDS encoding transglycosylase domain-containing protein, with amino-acid sequence MAEKYQTREERRKQLAAKKQKKSKKSPAGIFKKIFLAFIVLGLVGLLSGVATFAYMIKDAPKLNEKLLKDPISSKIYDMNNHLIAEVGSEKRDYVDYDHIPKLVEHAVLATEDYRFYKHHGVDLIRLGGAVIANITHGFGSEGGSTITQQVVKNSFLTFDKTLKRKAQEAWLAFQLERKYTKHEIFEMYVNKVYMSEGVHGIATAAKIYFGKDLKDLTLPEAALLAGMPQSPNNYNPFEHPDRAEKRRNIVLSLMYKHGYITKEEMEKAQKVPVTSTLVKEEKRKKNDKPYDAFVDAVIDEVEKYGDFDIFSDGLKIYTTLDPDAQSYVEKMLNSNDIVQFPDDKFQAGIVLLDTKTGEIRAIGGGRNQKVKRGFNYAIDTRRQPGSTIKPILDYGPAIEYLKWGTYHTLVDEPYTYSDGTPINNWDNRHMGPMTMREALARSRNVPALKALQEVGLEKAKDFANRLGIPLKEIYESYAIGGLGNKDKGVSPLQMAGAYSAFGNNGFYTEPHAIRAIEFRDGTKIDTSPEPKVVMNDYTAFMITDMLKSVVKDPYGTGTRADIPGLPVAGKTGTTNYSQADRERYGIPDGAVPDSWFVGYTTRYTAAVWTGYKDQTENYIPAGDDQKISQYLFKNLMEHVSRGVETPDFEMPNSVERVRIEKGSVPAKLASEYTPENMVLYEYAVKGHAPSQVSEKFYKPEAPNIQAKYDEQANQIVLSWDYNTEGDNQGVQFVVNVSINGGPEQQLTVTEEKGFSIANPVPGGIYKFNVIAVKGNLQSAPGSATIQIPDPSNLGKDDKKGDNQNNGNQGDNSGNNGSNQPGSGNNQGGNGSGDGNTGGNGPGDNGGNGTGGNGGTGAGGNGGTGAGGNGGTGAGGNDGTGTGGNDGTGAGGNGGTGTGGNGGTGAGGNGGTGAGGSGSHGHGAGSNGGTGTGGNSASGRANGAGSVGSSGGTGSSGHTGQTTGGFSRNR
- a CDS encoding pyridoxal phosphate-dependent aminotransferase produces the protein MKLAQRVKALTPSSTLAITAKAKELRAQGHDIIGLGAGEPDFNTPQYIIDAAVKSMNEGHTKYTPSAGLPALRKAIVEKIKRDQGIDYDPSEIIVTVGGKHALYTLFQVILDEGDEVIIPTPYWVSYPEQVKLAGGVPVFVEGSEENEFKITPSQLEQAISNRTKAVVINSPSNPTGMVYTEDELLELGKVCVKHNILIISDEIYEKLVYGKNKHISIAQLSTELKEQTIMINGLAKSHSMTGWRIGFAAGNKEIITAMTNLASHSTSNPTTTAQYGAIAAYSGSDESVEEMRKAFEERLNAIYDKLIEIPGFTCIKPQGAFYLFPNVKKAVELTGYENTDEFAKALLEEAKVAVIPGSGFGAPDNIRLSYATSLELLEQAVERMKRFVESKMKITQ
- the asnS gene encoding asparagine--tRNA ligase, with translation MTKTTISEVHKFVGNEVTIGAWLANKRSSGKIAFLQLRDGTGFIQGVVVKNEVPEDVFQTAKSITQESSLFVTGVVQIDERSPFGYELLVKNVEVIHHAVNYPITPKEHGTEFLMDNRHLWLRSRRQHAIMKIRNEIIRATFEFFNNNGFVKVDPPILTGSAPEGTTELFHTKYFDEDAYLSQSGQLYMEAAAMALGKVFSFGPTFRAEKSKTRRHLIEFWMIEPEMAFYEFEDNLKVQEEYVSHIVQSVLQNCSLELKTLERDTSKLENIKAPFPRITYDEAIKLLHEKGFDDIQWGDDFGAPHETAIAESFDKPVFITHYPTSLKPFYMQPDPDREDVVLCADLIAPEGYGEIIGGSERIHDYELLKQRIEEHHLDLDAYKWYLELRQYGSVPHSGFGLGLERTVAWISGVEHVRETIPFPRLLNRLYP
- a CDS encoding YpoC family protein, which codes for MVKEITIPSELRNPFFFPSEKLIWKEEFAYKLNLGFTFFYEAAYFSGIDAIKPWENAEQYVPIIFKEWKAVKENLLELFEKRDSVGALQPMKKGIGIFLQAVFWSNHVPARLNGLNFDKLKVKPINVYERLEFIMNRPGNYHSFIQLSELMAEQEKQFVKHMALKKRG
- a CDS encoding DUF5590 domain-containing protein, which encodes MKIAKEKTNLKSVRGFSLYNGLEPYDVIWGENSKGEKIIVWISEKDKKVTVKKEKDGISKQDAIKKLKEEKNPKKILDVRLGMLKNRPAWEIYYLSENDLINYYYVDFETGEWLTKIENL